The segment AATATTTAGTTTAGCTGTCTTCCCAGTCGTAGGAAGACTATAAACCTGACAGTAAAGAaagcctcttggggctggagcaatagcgcagcaggtagggcatttgccttgcattcagccaacccgggttcgattcccagcatcccatatggtcccccgagcaccgccaggagtaattcctgagtgcataagccaggagtaatccctttgcatcaccaggtgtgacccaagaagaaaaaaaaacaaaagaagaaagccTCTCAACACAGCACCATTGTCTATTTCAGGTTAATCCATAATCAGTGTTGGCTGTCAATAATTGtcattcttgtcactgtttttggtatgCACTCCGCTCACCAACTGTGACTCATGCATAGGCAAAACATTATTTGCTTTTGGCCTCCCTGACAGTCTCGGGCCATGGTTTGACAGATTACTATTATTAAAAATTGGGGTCTTATCGATAGTAGGGTGGTTAGGGCACAAATGTAGCTcctgactcaggttctattcccagcaccacattgctgggtgcagcctcgaatgcccccgagcaccaccaagataaGCTTGAAGTCACCCAGTACCACAGGGGTATCCCTGGCATCATTGGACCCGAGCATCATTGCATCCAAGAGCACTTGCATTGAATCACAGGCCCAGCTAGTTAAGATATGCAAGTGGGGCCCCCTGGCCTATAAGCCTCTAGAGAACCTCCTGagattccccccaaaataaatttaaatttaaaactgggAGAGAGTTCATGGAAAAACATAATGCTTAGAATACCAGCTCATCATTCACGAGAATCAATAGCATGGAGCTGCATCTCAGGTTCTGCAAATAAAGAAATCTTATTCTGCAATTTACTCAGCCACTCAACATGTAATTAGGGAGCAACTATCCTGTGTCCCAAGGTCCcaaaatgccagagattgaagtggccaaaaggagaaagaaaatatcgCCCTCATGGAACTTAGTGTGTGTCACGAATGACAGACCGTAAACAAACAACAACCTACAGTGTCTCACAGTGACAAGTGCCATGAAGACATCTGACAGGATAAAAAGATCAGGAGTGACGGAGGCCTGGCATTGAGAGGGGCTGATGGTAGAAACCTAGAGGCAGTGACATTTGAACAAATGACAGGATGAGCTGAGGTCGCAGATCAGAAAGCTAGTCTTTCTGACGGTCATTCTAGGCTGAGAGATTTGCGAGACCAAAGGTCTGAAATGGGAGCAAGTTGTGTTTGAAAATGAGCCAGAGTTCCAGTTTGGCCAGAGGGAAGTCAGAGGGAGCGAGGAGGGCGCTGTCTTCAGAAGGATGACCCGGTGTTTGTAGAATCTTTAGATGGCAGTGAGGACATTTTCCTGGAGAGAAGTTGGCCCACCGTGAATACTGTAAGCCAAAAAGATGATCCAGCTAGCATTATAAAGGATGATCATGAATACTTTATGAGAACTAGATCCttttggattttgtatttgttttttattgcattttgggttacaccctgcaatgctcaggggttacttctggctctgcactcagaaatcactcctggtagtgcatgggggaccataggggatgccagggattgaacccagatcagtcgcaTTCAAGACACACgcgctacccattgtactatcaccccaggACTAGATCCTTTTAAAACGAGAACAAAAGCAGGTAGATTATTTAGGAAATGGTTAAAGTATCTAACAGACAGTTCTGATGCTGGTTTGGAGCTGGCTGATATTAGTGGAGCTACTGAGTAGTCAGCTACACCACAGTTTGAAAGCCAAGCTTTCAGGATTTGTGGATTAATTTAATTATCTGAGTAAGAAAGACAAGTCAGCCATGACGTGAAGACTTGCAGCCTGAGCTATCTAGTGAGTGGCATTATAATCCATCATGACAGCGCACTCTATGAGAGCAATAGAATAGACGGGGAATGGAGagttttgttgagttttgttttggcCACCTTGTACAGGTTCAGAGTCGTACAGGAGTAaaagctcatgccttgcatgcaactgaccccagttggatccctggcccactgtggctcctgagcatgtccaggtggTGCCTAagaagcccttgagcactgccccatGGACTGTCACCACATGGACAGAGCAGACTTTGTCTTGAAGTGCCACCCTGGTTGGCCAAaaatcaccaggaggggccccctaACAGTGCGAGAGAGGtcacaaaatatatattcaaaactaATATATTTGCTTGATCTATTTGCTGTAGGTTGCAAACTATCAGcatataaaatgaatagaaagcATGAGACTCAGTGAAATCCTAAGACATAGAATGGGGCTGtctaacatttggaaatcaaagaTAAGCattcagaagtgatcccggaaaaaaaaatatataccctTACATAATGCCTCAGGTCCCTTCAGCTAATAAGAATTCTGTCTTGGAGATTTGTGATTTTCCCCAACTTTCTCATAAGAGATCCAGAATTTTTTGATGATCATATTAATATAAACTTGAAATTGTTGGCATTGTAATGTTACAAGTGGCAATGTAGAACCATAATTATGAAGAAAATCCTATTGTCAGATTAcatgggttcaaatctcagctctTCCATTTCATAGCTCCGTATCTTTGAAAAGGTTTACTTATCTAATTGCCTCTAATAATGACACATCAATTAGAAGAGCATGCAACGCatacatatctatatgtatatttacatgtaGATAGATACTAGTCATACATATACACGACTAgtctggcatatatatatacatatatatagtaccaGAGAATATTAGGAAAATTAAAGAGGATAGTAtttataaagcactgtagcactgtcgtaatattgttcatcgatttgcttgagcagtatccgtaacgtctccattgtgagacttgttactgtttttggcatattgaatacgccacaggtagcttgccagactctgccgtgtgggcgggatactctcagtagcttgctaggctctccgagagggacagaggaaccgaacccaggtcagctgcatgcaaggcaaacgccctacccactgtgctatcgctccagtcctagtatTTATAAAGAGCCCAGAATAATATGTGGCACTCGCATTCAGTGCATGTTACTATTACCAGATGCCTTATGGGACAGTGAAtgctgaaatagaaataaaactgaaaatatactttaaaatattttgtaacataATTGTTAATGTGGATTGCTCAAAGCCCGTGTTAATTTAGAATTGGACTCGTGTCCCATGTTATGTATTATAATTATAGTTGGCCAAGTCAGATCCTTGCCCTGTATAAATGTTGTCTCCAATGAATGAATCCCTACTGGCCCGGACCAATGAAAGACAAAGCCAAGTTTGGCAGTTTGGCTCATCTTATACTCAGATATGTGGGTGGTTGCTTCCCAATGtgtcaaaaaacaaacatttgcCTGACAGATCTATTGAGCCAGGTGTCTAATATGCCACTGGCATTCAAGATATTATAAATGTTTTCATGAAGATCACATGGGTATGTTATTTATGAATGTGAAAACTcactaaaaatatataagcatagATACATATTGTATGTACATATAGGTATGTGTAGAGATACCTgtgctttacacacacacacacacacacacacacacacacacacacatacacataaaatgaAATCAACCAATACTGGTCGTTTCCAGTCTTTTTTGATGTAttctattctcactggtgtgagacaaCCTCTcgttattattttggtttacatttctctgataataaatgatgatgaatACTTTTCATATGCCTACCAGCAtgtatatgtcttctttgggcgCAGTACCTCTTCATCTCTTTTCCCCAGTTTTGGtgagattatttttttgttgttgttgttgaagtttataagtgttttatatatcttgcatATTAACCCTTTACTTGATACCTTGGAGAACAACAACAAGTATTTAGAAGTCTGGCAAAGCAGAATACGAGTTGTTAAAGAGGTAGACAGAGCAACAGAAGTTGAGTCAAAGACAATCATTGGGGGTTACGGGAAGCGCAAGTGTCTGAGATTGATGACTTACAGATTATTTGAATAAGAAAATCACCTTGGAGCAGATGGTGAGGCCTCTGTGTGTGACCTTAGAGGGAAGAATTTTAGGAGCATTATGGCTGTTTTGGCCCTAAGAGTGGGACTGATTCCATGCGGTGACTAGAAAGAAATGCAGACACTATAATAAATTTTGAAGATGTCAGTGAATGTGTTTACATGTCATAAGGACGGTGTCCAACTGAGGGGCAATGGTTGGAGCAGATGACATCACTGGAGCTGTTTCAGAGCTCAGATCCTGCTAGGTAGGAGGGAGAGTGAGCAGCAGGCCTAGGGGTGATGAAGTAGGAGAACCAGTTGACCTCTAGATGCACTTCCTCTGAATTACCTCCGTCCCGGATAGCTCCTTTCACATTAAGCTCACCCAGAGTTTCCCTGTCATGCTTATTCTTGCTCTGGACAGTCATCATTGCCTCCGCACTGCAAGTCCAGCTGTGTTGCCATTGCTGCCAGCTTTGCACATTGGAGTAAGAGGTATTTTCAAGCCTCACTGATTCACAGAGATACAGCCAAAAGGATGTCGgtcaaagtcatgaaattctctgGCTTGGAAGCCTCCCCCACAGAATTTCTGGTCATCCAAGTTGTTCTTCCTGTCCATTCCTCCTTTCTGACATACAGGCCTAGATTCACCCTTCCTACAGTCAATGAGTCATCAGAAGTCCTTGTATCCAATGGTAGCGACTGTTTCTCATCATTGGTGTTGCTCTAATCTTGCAGCCTTGGGATGCTCTGATTTCCCTGGGGAAGAACCTCACCTGGAACAGTCCTTTTCTTCAGACAGGGCTGTTCTGCTCTCATAAACCCATAAATGGCCTCCATATTGCACCTCTTAATACAGCCCTTTCCCTTCAAACCAAAAAGTATCTCAACTCAGGACAGTATCCAGAGTTAATTTTTAATGATAGCATATagcaaccccctcccccgccacacacacacacacacacacagagtttattCCTACATGGTACCAGATTCCTGTAGATGCCCAGGTCTCATATTTGTGATTGCATCTTCATGCCCCTCATCCCTGATGTGTTGTTCTAGATGCATCTTTTGGAGATGCTCATTGGCATTGATGGCACTTGCAGAAACTCGGGGGTTGACTCTACAGTAGTCATGCTCCCTCCAACAGATCACAGGTTTCTCTCTGAACCCCTGATATAATTAGGACCTGGGGGAAGACTTGGGGAGTCCAGGCAACTTCTAGTTGTTGAAGGAAACAGGAGCTCTGCCATCTGCAAAGCACAGTTTGTGTTTTAACTTCTGACGGCTATTCCTAGAGTGAATTTTTAATCTACAAAGCACTGCTCAGATGAGGGGCAGAGCAACTCAGAGTCAATCACCTGGCCCCGGATGCAGCATCCTGGTGGCTTCAACCTCCTAGGAATTCTTATGGAGCCCAAGGTTAGAATGAGcacctgtgggggtggggggggcaaagGGGGGTGGAACAAGATAGAAGCAGAAGACAGCGCTGCTTGGCCTGGCTGTTCTTAAGTATCTCAGATAGTCAGTTGGATACATATGCTGTCCTCAATCTCTGAGGGTTGGTGCCAGTTCTTTAAAGAGGAGGTAACTTAGTGGCATGAAAGCATGTCGCCATGGATATTTAAGTTGGTTTACACATTTAGAATTTTCCAATGTGAGTCATTTCGAAAAAGTTATAGTTTGTTTTCAAAGGTAAATTTGTCACCAtcttagaaaaatatagaaagccTCCCAGCTGTTATATTTTTTTGCAATCCTGAAATACTTATTTCTTCTGTAGGatagatttttttccagaaaatattgactttcttccatttgtttttcAGTTCCTTTACAATATTACCTAAAGAAAACCTGCTCAAATATGGTGACTATTACTCTGCTCTCGCAGTAGTAATAGTCtgagtagtagtaatagtagtagtaatagtaatagGAGCAGTAATACATAAAACAGTAATTGCTGAAGTAGAAAAATTAATGTGTGAAGCTGGGCTTAGAGGTAACACAGAAATGTAGCAGGCAgccaatctcgattaacaaaatataaacatagatGGTTAAATCTGTAGCAATACCTTAGTAATCTTTTAAACCagggcttaatgtctccatggtgagacacaacaatcttcaccaactttcttctaaggaaatatttttaattattcttttagcaaattgtttataacaagcaatataaaataaattattgagggcaatggtggtgcaatggtggtgggattggggttggaatactgaatgtaacaaatcatcatgaaatttgtttaaaaaataataataagggtctggagcaatagcacagtgggtagggcgtttgctttgcatgcagccgacccaggttcaattcccagcatcccgtgtggtcccctgaacaccaccaggagtgattcctgagtgcaaagccaggagtaacccctgtgcatctccaggtgttacccaaaaagaataataataataataataataataataataattagttaatcaattttgttttttaaaaaagctacacATACCTGGGTTAGCACCCAGTTCATACCACCTGATCATTTGGACCAAGATGTTGGTAAGGATTAAGTGAAAACATATGAAGCACTATGCCTCAGTCATAAAAGTTATTCAATAGTAAAAGACATTCAGTTCTTTTCTCACTGTTATGGTGACAGACTTGTGAATATACTTTCCTTTCAATATCCAAAGCTTCCTAATCAATACATGGTCCTGcaatttaataataaatcagCTAAGTTAATATACTCCAAATGTTCAAGATTAAGTGGCATTATACGTTGGTTATTTCACAAACCtcatatttttaactaaaaataattacaaactggaggaaatttaaaatgtttcaaagtaAATATCAGTATTAACTGTTTTGTATTCAAACTGCCAAATGACTGTTGTAATGTTGTCTTGACAGCATAATTTTACAAGGGGTATGTTTCCAAGCAGGAGTCATAGTAATAGCTACTTAtaattatttggttttatttactcCTCACAACTTGGAACTATTTACTGTTATCAGTGATCACTTAAGAGATGGTGATGGGGGAATTAACAATGAGAATGTCTTGAAtactttttctatatttaaattagTTGTCACTTTagttttatacttattttaaatgaGCAGGTTTTCTTTATGATTCAAGTACTAGTTGGCAGTTTCTGGAATTCACAGCTCAGTTAGTTCGTTTTGAATTTCTGAACTTAAACCATTTCAGCTCCTTGTTGCACTACTTTTCAGTGCATGAGTCCAGGCACTTAGGTGTTcatctgttactttttttttttcattgaatcacagtgagatagagcattacaaagttgctcatggtttcagtcatacaatgttcccacacccatccctccaccagtgtaatttcccagcaccagtgtccctagttttcctcccaccccttcaagccacccttaccccagcttgcctctatgcaaccacttctgttctctcttttctctctctctctctctctctctctctctctctctctctctctctttctctctccccctccctctttctctcttatttttggcATTATGGATTGCGATACATTATCTGTTACTCTTACACTTCTCACCAGCTACACAAGTACAGTCCAAGAAGTTACCAGTTGGGGGACTAAGAGCACTGGCCCAGGAGGTCAGACTTGTGGATTCTAGCCCTACCTCTGTACATTAATAGTGAGCCATCCAGAGGCCAGTAAGATGCCTTCCACGAGACTCCAGCTTCACTCCTGTCCATGAGCAATTTAGggttcccttctcccttctccactTCTTTGGAGGGAAATGTCGCAGACTGTCAATATCCTCCCATCATACCCCCAGCATTGCATCTTTCTGAGGAGCAAGCTGGGTTTACTCCTTACCCCTGCTGTACTcgggtgctactcctggctctgtacgcaggagtgacctctgagaatgctcaggggactatatggggtgctggggattcaaaccagggtcagtgggaAGAAGGCAAAGGTCTTGCCATCTATAAGATCTCTCTGGTCTTCaactttttttaatgagaaaataatgtTGACATCTTATATAAATTTGTGGTGACTGGGAAAATTCACTTTtcccctggggaaaaaaaaacaagctcaATCCAGAGGAATCAAGGAGAACTGaaggtttttattttcccctaTTCACTGTTAGATATAGCTACAAAGCCTTCATGATGAGTTTCAGTCggataatgttccaacacctgtccctccaccagtgtacatttcccaccaccaatatcccctgtttccctcctgccactccccacccagcctgcctctatggtaggtacctctcctctctctctccctctctatctctcccttcttctctctctctctctcccttcctctctctctccctctctatctctgtctctgtctctcacacacactcacacacacacacacacacacacacacactatagtttgcaatacagatactgagaggccatcaggtttggtccctcgcctgctttcagcatgcatctcccatccagaactgAAGTTTTGCATCTTCTCTTGCTTTGCTGTTTTTTTCCCCAGGTCGGACTCATCTCCGGCTCGATCTTCGTGATGCTCGGATTGACTGTTCTGGCAGTGGGCTTTCTCGTGCCCCCCAAAATCGAAGCTTTTGGTGAGGCCGATTTTGTGGTGGTGGACACCCACGCCGTCCAGTTCAACAGCGCCCTGGACCTGTGCAAGCTAGCGGGAGCTGTTCTCTTCTGCGTCGGGGGCACGTCCATGGCGGGGTGCCTGCTCATGTCGGTATTTGCCAAAAGTTActccaaagaagaaaaattcctgCAGCAGAAGTTCAAGGAGCGCATCGCGGACGCGAAGGTGCACACCCAGCCGGTGACCAGAGCGCCGGGGCCGGGAGAAACGAAGATCCCCGTCACTTTGTCCAAAGTGCAAAATGTCCAGCCCGTATCGGCCACCTGAAcccttctccagccccacctccctcTCTGATGCACACGCACGGTCCGCATGGCACGGGACAGGCTCGGACACAAGGACAGGGAAGGACCGGGGACTGCTGCATTGGGCATCTCACACTTgcctggttggggtgggggggtcgtgGAGGTCCGTGCCACACGTCCACCTGTGTGCACACACCTAGATGCTTGTAGGGGTGTTTCTGTATGTCCCCGGGAGCCCTCTGGAACTCTCTCATCCATTGTGACATAGTGTCTTTCTACGTAGTGTTGGAAAGTGCTCCCCGGTGTACACCAGCCTCCCGGTGGCTGCCATGATTTCTTTTCTGATCTAGTTTTGGTTCCTGATCTTTCCTGTGTGgtgctgcccccccccactcctgtctctgtgtaaATAGTGTCATGTGTGTCCATAGAAAAAATTGAGCTCCCTGAATCAGACCCAAACATTTGTCTTTGAACCCTAACTTAAGGTGATGGTCTTAAGGTTGGGTCCAGAGGTAGCGGCGTTCTAAATCTCTTTGCTTTCTCCAGCTGGGTTCTTAT is part of the Sorex araneus isolate mSorAra2 chromosome 2, mSorAra2.pri, whole genome shotgun sequence genome and harbors:
- the NRSN1 gene encoding neurensin-1 → MRSCSHVCGSKQVQAATEGSYQRYGVRSYLHQFYEDCTTSIWEYEDDFQIQRSPNRWSSVFWKVGLISGSIFVMLGLTVLAVGFLVPPKIEAFGEADFVVVDTHAVQFNSALDLCKLAGAVLFCVGGTSMAGCLLMSVFAKSYSKEEKFLQQKFKERIADAKVHTQPVTRAPGPGETKIPVTLSKVQNVQPVSAT